A window of Hallerella porci contains these coding sequences:
- a CDS encoding exodeoxyribonuclease V subunit gamma, whose amino-acid sequence MIHLNFALSLEQLANSLTQKIQKVWTSPFQEPVIIFPDHKVEEWFWLNWVKEHKILASLKATTLDKYLFSLMTKNDENKKLLSAEMLRHVMIAYLLEETDGKKNYELLGDEVVQYLEDNGELNELRLFDFANKMAALFLEYERSRPSNFLTDENGILDCWKEGNLQAFFKDKNGDEDSKDKWQRELYSKIFHTQNGAESLLSKVFHAMRERTQKNTEYLTLPYLFNEGKANLKSKVPVFIFGLSGMGQFYRVILQEFAKENELYAYIQNPCMEFWEDIGKKDKKQWRVQGNNRSEEPEKIQLGDCYSSQDEEKNVDPNENALLAAWGRSGRENVRLWCAATDYDFNFEGNSEKESDSLLHAVQNAIAERKPLTGEVEQDESLTLTAAPSKLREVENLHTQVCRLLKKGVRLDEMLVVSPNLGDYYTEILQVFSPGISTEKNKKALQIPYSILDFPSTSSMLAAALDVLLSVRSNGSFGRQEFFALARNPVVQQVRGIHSDEVDNWVKWIEDMHVYREKNSDWTLCEEQMLLAKLSKVPFQKDSEILFPYEDIESGDDHSLLHFVTAVCDLKAWANAGNTCKMEDIASIEKEFAKWICLTEDDEKLKKLELLAEKRTWQREIKPLFESIPLFFDAGLSEISWTIVAQIFKEHLESAERSFNSIFTGGLTFMKFAVNRTLPIKHLFFLGASSDFPSASKKVTIDLRRVKYWPGDDSVANKNRYAFLCQLMNVSEGLHFSYVNKNLKKDEEKFPSTMIRELQTFMSGHISGNAKKEWLERVIPLDESRPNADLFTLRALRNKKAQMKWNKKSEEKLTVEKSAEENPLEKKYPERVNLKNFQKFMEEPFAFYVSRNMYIEEAGENPEKESFEPMEVNSLDYSVLLKVLTQEVIENCKGNSQIIHELIASLAIDERNELLSKKHELPRGIFGEIAKENLKKQVEILIQKISDPEKGFANWADFSYQKAYLVDLTNSVENEEHKWTLEGSTDWMRLDENNSRLELFTVAKKADKDKYQMALYLQALMVVASQDKELTCTWIPFGVVADGKNMSVKISPEAAKTKLQDFFDRVFVKEFKKVMPYDCLMENVKKSFEDPSKLVCKDEFSDLQEYIDTLKQPNSAWNDFAGKNLFELESCVGFLSENFCDEWKEEIKAQGKLIFDIIETEKPKKENSTKKAK is encoded by the coding sequence ATGATTCATTTAAATTTTGCATTAAGTTTGGAGCAGTTGGCGAATTCTCTTACTCAAAAAATTCAAAAAGTTTGGACTTCGCCGTTTCAAGAACCGGTAATCATTTTCCCGGATCACAAAGTCGAAGAATGGTTTTGGTTGAATTGGGTGAAGGAACATAAAATTCTCGCAAGTTTAAAAGCGACGACTCTTGATAAGTATCTGTTTTCGCTCATGACGAAAAACGATGAAAATAAAAAGTTGCTTTCGGCAGAAATGTTGCGTCATGTGATGATCGCATATCTTCTTGAAGAAACCGATGGCAAAAAAAATTATGAACTTTTAGGCGACGAAGTTGTTCAGTATTTAGAAGATAACGGCGAATTGAACGAATTGCGTCTATTTGATTTTGCGAATAAAATGGCGGCTCTTTTTTTAGAATATGAACGCAGCCGTCCGTCAAATTTTTTGACCGATGAAAATGGCATTTTAGATTGCTGGAAAGAAGGCAATCTTCAAGCATTTTTTAAAGATAAAAATGGAGACGAAGATTCGAAGGATAAATGGCAGCGCGAATTGTATTCGAAGATTTTCCACACGCAAAATGGCGCAGAATCGCTGCTTTCTAAAGTGTTTCATGCGATGCGCGAACGCACGCAAAAAAATACCGAGTATTTGACTCTGCCGTATTTGTTTAACGAAGGCAAAGCGAATCTAAAATCGAAAGTTCCCGTTTTCATTTTCGGGCTTTCGGGAATGGGACAATTTTACCGCGTCATTTTGCAAGAATTTGCCAAAGAAAATGAACTTTACGCCTATATTCAGAATCCGTGTATGGAATTCTGGGAAGACATTGGGAAAAAAGACAAAAAACAGTGGCGAGTTCAAGGAAATAATCGCAGCGAAGAACCGGAAAAAATTCAATTAGGCGATTGTTATTCGAGTCAAGATGAAGAAAAAAATGTGGATCCGAATGAAAATGCTTTGCTCGCAGCTTGGGGACGCTCGGGGCGTGAAAATGTGCGGCTTTGGTGTGCGGCAACAGATTACGATTTCAATTTCGAAGGAAATTCGGAGAAAGAATCGGATTCGCTTTTGCATGCGGTGCAAAATGCGATTGCAGAACGTAAACCGTTAACGGGCGAAGTGGAACAAGATGAATCTTTGACGTTAACGGCTGCGCCTTCGAAACTCCGCGAAGTGGAAAATTTGCACACGCAGGTTTGTCGCCTTTTAAAGAAAGGGGTGCGCTTAGACGAAATGCTCGTCGTTTCGCCGAATTTGGGCGATTATTACACCGAAATTTTGCAGGTCTTTTCGCCCGGAATTTCAACGGAAAAAAATAAAAAAGCTCTTCAAATTCCGTATTCGATTTTGGATTTTCCGAGCACATCATCGATGCTTGCTGCGGCATTAGACGTGTTGTTGTCGGTGCGCAGCAACGGTTCATTTGGGCGTCAAGAATTTTTTGCATTGGCTAGAAATCCGGTGGTGCAACAAGTGCGCGGCATTCATTCCGATGAAGTTGATAATTGGGTGAAATGGATTGAAGATATGCACGTTTATCGCGAAAAAAATAGCGATTGGACTCTTTGTGAAGAACAGATGTTGCTCGCTAAATTGTCGAAAGTGCCATTCCAAAAAGATTCTGAAATTCTCTTCCCTTACGAAGACATCGAAAGCGGCGATGATCATTCGCTCTTACATTTTGTGACGGCTGTCTGCGATTTGAAAGCTTGGGCAAATGCGGGGAATACTTGTAAAATGGAAGACATCGCTTCCATCGAAAAAGAATTTGCCAAGTGGATTTGCTTGACCGAAGATGATGAAAAATTGAAAAAATTGGAATTGCTCGCCGAAAAGCGCACATGGCAACGCGAAATTAAACCGCTTTTTGAAAGTATTCCGCTTTTCTTTGACGCGGGACTTTCTGAAATTTCGTGGACGATTGTCGCGCAAATTTTCAAGGAACATTTAGAAAGCGCAGAACGCAGCTTTAATTCCATTTTTACGGGCGGATTAACCTTTATGAAGTTTGCGGTAAACCGCACTCTTCCGATTAAGCACTTGTTCTTCTTGGGCGCGAGCAGCGATTTTCCGAGCGCAAGCAAAAAGGTGACAATCGATTTGCGCCGCGTTAAATATTGGCCGGGCGATGATTCGGTGGCGAATAAAAACCGCTACGCTTTCTTGTGCCAGCTGATGAATGTTTCCGAAGGATTGCATTTCAGCTATGTGAACAAGAATTTGAAAAAAGACGAAGAAAAATTCCCTTCGACGATGATTCGCGAATTGCAGACATTTATGAGCGGACATATCAGCGGCAATGCGAAAAAGGAATGGTTGGAACGGGTAATTCCTCTGGATGAATCGCGCCCGAATGCGGATTTGTTTACATTGCGCGCGTTGCGAAATAAAAAAGCGCAAATGAAATGGAATAAAAAATCGGAAGAAAAATTGACTGTGGAAAAATCTGCGGAAGAAAATCCATTGGAAAAGAAATATCCAGAACGCGTGAACTTGAAAAATTTCCAAAAATTTATGGAAGAACCTTTTGCCTTCTATGTTTCTCGGAATATGTACATTGAAGAAGCGGGCGAAAACCCTGAAAAAGAAAGCTTCGAACCGATGGAAGTGAATAGCTTAGATTACAGCGTTCTCTTGAAAGTGTTGACTCAAGAAGTCATTGAAAATTGTAAAGGCAATAGTCAAATTATTCATGAATTGATCGCTTCTCTCGCAATCGATGAACGCAATGAACTTTTGTCAAAAAAACACGAATTGCCGCGCGGTATTTTTGGTGAAATCGCCAAGGAAAATTTGAAAAAACAAGTGGAAATTTTAATCCAAAAAATTAGCGATCCGGAAAAAGGCTTTGCCAATTGGGCGGACTTTTCGTATCAAAAAGCGTATTTGGTGGATTTGACAAATTCTGTAGAAAATGAAGAACACAAATGGACTTTAGAAGGTTCCACGGATTGGATGCGTTTGGACGAAAATAATTCGAGATTAGAATTATTCACCGTGGCGAAAAAAGCCGATAAAGACAAGTATCAAATGGCTTTGTATTTGCAAGCGTTAATGGTCGTCGCTTCGCAAGATAAAGAATTGACTTGCACTTGGATTCCTTTTGGCGTTGTGGCCGATGGCAAAAACATGAGCGTTAAAATTTCGCCGGAAGCTGCAAAGACGAAATTGCAAGATTTCTTTGATCGCGTTTTTGTGAAGGAATTCAAAAAGGTAATGCCTTATGATTGCTTGATGGAAAATGTCAAGAAGAGTTTTGAAGATCCTTCAAAGTTAGTTTGCAAGGATGAATTTTCCGATTTGCAAGAATACATTGACACACTGAAACAGCCTAATTCTGCATGGAATGATTTTGCGGGAAAGAATCTTTTTGAATTGGAAAGTTGCGTCGGCTTTTTAAGTGAAAATTTCTGCGATGAATGGAAAGAAGAAATCAAGGCTCAAGGTAAATTGATTTTTGATATTATCGAAACAGAGAAGCCGAAGAAAGAAAACAGCACGAAAAAAGCGAAGTAA